The Camelus ferus isolate YT-003-E chromosome 32, BCGSAC_Cfer_1.0, whole genome shotgun sequence genome window below encodes:
- the LOC102523993 gene encoding cytochrome b-c1 complex subunit 9 → MAAPTLTARLYSLLFRKTSTFALTIAVGALFFERAFDQGADAIYEHINQGKLWKHIKHKYENKE, encoded by the exons ATGGCGGCCCCGACGTTGACTGCGAGGTTGTACTCCCTGCTGTTCCGCAAAACGTCTACCTTCGCCCTCACCATCGCCGTGGGCGCCCTGTTCTTCGAGCGCGCCTTCGATCAAGGCGCGGACGCGATCTACGAACACATCAACCAGGGG AAGCTGTGGAAACACATCAAGCACAAGTATGAGAACAAGGAGTAG